Part of the Oryzias melastigma strain HK-1 linkage group LG24, ASM292280v2, whole genome shotgun sequence genome, TTTTTCTCATGCTCTGGAGTTAACTGGCTGTACCAGAGAGATTCAAGTGCAGCATTTAGAACGGATGTATACTTTGGAAATGAACAAGCTTCATCTCAAGCTTCCAGGCTGAGTTTGAGCAGTAACTGCTCTCTCTTAATCAGAAACATCACTGATGAAGATGCTGGTCATTATATCTGTCGGCTTGGGAGCAGAATTGAGTTGGACACGTCTGTGTATCTTAATACTTTGAACAGTGAGTATTCTGACCTGAAGGATTATGTGACTAATTTCatccaaaaaaagctaaaaccaTGAAGAGACATTGACATGTGAACTCATTTAATCATTTCAGTTTGACTGCTGTCAAAACATGTTTAGTATGAGAGATATCAGAGCATGTAAACGTATTTGCTGAAACAATGGCATCAAATATTTAGTGCTGGACTACTCGACTTATGAGAGgtgtttgtctattttttagtaaacatgtttttttttttttaatagtttctgTTCTTGATAAAAGGAATGTTTGCATCTCTTCTTTTTCCCGTTCTTAAAACAAATAGGGGGAGAGTttgacaaaaagtttttttcagagACCAGTTTGTTAgttaaaaaatggcaactggTGTTTTTAGCTTAGAAAATTGATGAATTTTCACTTGCGGGGATTccaaggtgttcccaggccagcagaacgacatagtctctccagctcTGTTCTTGGTCTGCTGCGGGACCTCCACTCACTGAGATATGCtcggaacacctccccagggaggcgtctaggaggcatctggaccagatgcctgaaCCAACTCAACCCACTTCCTCTTGATGTGGACACACTAAAAACTCCATGGTTAAAAAATACCCCAAGTCTGGTTTTTCTGACCCACCTCCAAGGCTAAAAAGGAACTAACTTCCAAAATATCCCAACACAAAAAACCCAAGATATCTATTTCTCCttaattattttgaaacagtttgcacttctgtgttttgaaaaggacactacaCATACATCACCACCAAATcagaatccctgattggtcttAACTTGCAGTGCATGTTCAATTACCACACACTTTTTACATTGAAATCTACATTCTCCAACTAGAAAGTCAATTTCTGTAGTCACTATATTATTGAAAGTTTGAACAGAAACTGTCAAATGGATGTTGTGGAAAGACATTAACACTATTTGAAAGATAAaaattcacaaacatttgaattttaaccaaaacattttagttgATGTTGGTAAATCTTTTGTCTGCAGATCTTCCTGGTCACAACTTCATCATCATGGTTGGATCAGTGGTGAAGGTGGTAATGTTTCTGATCATGGTTGCTGCTCTGGTCTATGTGTGTAAGAGGAGAACCAAAGGGGATAAACACCAGAGAGGCAGAACAGGTACTTTCACTCTTTTACTCTTCATTATCTTCTGATGTGGATGATGTTATTTCATGTTTCTTGCAGCTCATAAAAAGAACCGACGTTGGTGACAGTCTttagaaatagaaaaagctGCTTGATCTTCTGAATTGTTTCTCCTCAGGGAGAAGACCTGTGGATGGTGATGAGGACATCTTGTGAATAAGGGTTGCAAAAAACTCCTCTTAgagcaaaggagaaaaaaaaaagttttcaccttttacattatttttcaaatgagagcttttttcttcttctctagCTTTATTTGCTTAGCTCTGACTACTCCTGCAAAGTTTCTAAGCAGCCTGCTCAGTTCACTAACCACTCCACAAATATCTCAACACAATTTCAATGTACCAATTATTAAAATGCtggtaacattttatttagatgtatttagttttttaaaaagtaagttttTAACAGATAGggttgagttttattttaaactaaattaattcctaaaaataatagcctaaaaatgatAGGTAAATGTATTTATCCATTCAACCAGccgtttgttttttcatgcacGACTAGACAGCATTATAGTTGTGCTTGTTTTGCATTAAATGCACATATATTATACTCAAGttagttgttttgtttactAGAATCattcaatgtttgtcaaaaattttaaaacttgtgcCACATGTTTTTAGGCCGAGTAAGGAAATCACACAGTTTTACAAGAAATTGAACTTGTGATCTTCTTATTATGACACCCCAATGCTAAGCACTGCTCTACCATGCTATCTCTGCGTGGATTCAAATTGAATTATCTTCTTCCAAATTGTAAATTACATGTTGAGTTACTGTAAATCTTCCAACAGGGTCTAACAGGTGATCATTACTGCCAGATGCCTGTCTCTAAAAGTAGCCGGGTTCCTTTAAGATTCCCGCAACCCCCCAGGTTGTGCACAGTTGTGCTGACTCTGGGTGTCTGTGGTATTTGTATTGTGAGCCAGTGTAGCAATTAgagctgggttgaaaaaaattgatgaattgatttaaatcgatttaagcttaatagatcaataatcaattcataaaagatataaatcaatttagcacataaagctaaagtcctctagcttgatgctaacatttcatggaatttcccataggacagctaatgctaacgctcggattacctaaacatacattgctgactaaatgaacatctttataaactcacagacatgaattttccaaactcttttaataatatattttttaaagtaacaatttgtcgtctaaaacagttttttttttccctcatactttcttcttctactggAATAAGTtgtactgctatagcgcgatcgccatctagaggccaaactgaaacgcccttcAGGGCAAGCAGcactgtttacaatgttaatgatctgaacatttttgttagaacttctccttttgagaaataaTGTATCACTGTATGATATTATCATATTACTTCACTAATAAATCCTAtattagattattaatgtatttctaagcatATGTGCATAAATGCGTACactcaaaatgtaattgaattaAAGAATCTTAATGTAGCAACGGCCAAGAAACGCTAATTGATGCAGTGTTCAAACTTTGTGCTGTGGTAtatgccaaagaacattctggtgaggaatctgtaCAACATTTTTGGGTAGATCCTAAACGTATCCGAGTCTGGCGGAAGCAGATGGATGATACTGAGAAGATGCTGCAGAAAAAGGAGCGACAAGCAAACAATTGCCTGGTGGAGGTGCAAAGAAAGTGACCAGCAAATTAGAAAAGCTGGTTTGAATATGGATTACtgagcaaagacagaaaggtgCGCATACTTCCACAAAACTGATTGTCATGAAAGCGAAGAAGATTTTTGATCTGGAGATTGAAAATGCTATAGCATCctacaatgttctcatcatttcaataaatcctgaaattttCATCTGATGATGTTGTCAGCATTTCTTGACCAAATCTCAccgcaaaatgaacccattagccatcatcATTCTATTTATGATATAATAAAAGCCAGTCTTCAATAGATGCTCGTCTCCTATAACTGCCAGCTGGCAGAcacattttttggaataaacgCTGGGGGTACTATGGGAAGATATACTGTAACAATCTGTACATTTGCCACTCCTGGGTTACTTCACCTTAAAGGGTGTATTTCTGAAAGCATGTTTGgcacaaatgttttaaagaaagctagtggatgcatcaacTTTTGGAACCCAAGCAGGTAACTTTATCAACAACAACATTAACTCTGGCTATAACTTTGTGAACAAAAACTGCACCAGAGAAAGTTTCATTATGAGTACGTTAGTTTCAAAGAATAAACAAATTTGCTTAGTAAGCATATGAATTTAACTGTGAATGAAGATTATTTGGTACGATTTGCAATCATACACATAGAAAATCACcgcatccattttttttccagatgaacATCCGATGTAACAACCTGGGATTATACCCCAAAGTTCCTTGTCACCTCACTATCCCAGTGTGAAAGCAACATGTGTTAAATATGACAAgcggaaaaaaatatttctcaaacAATACTCCCAATGAAACTttgtaattatgattaaatGGCCACAGGAAAAGCAGTAATAAAACTATGTATTGATATGATTGCCTTTGTTTAACCAGGTAAGACCCATTGAGATCAAGATCTCTTTTACAAGGGCGACCTGACCAAAATAACAGCAGCACACGTCATCATAATTATGAGTATTAACTTAAAATTTAACTGTTTAAATTCTTCCGcgatttttgctgcattttttcatcccAGGGTGTCCTGGATATCACCCACAGCTGTTCTTCCTCCTGGTGgagaaaatttagaaaatacaagagttattgtatttctaaaacGAGAAGTGTCAACAGCTATTTTCACAAACTGAGACAAAGAAGAGAGGACATCATACATTTTCATGTATGTCAGAAGAGCAGCAGCTACACCCAGAGATATCAGCACCACCTTCACCGCTGTTccgatgatgatgatgggatTGTGACCAGGAAGATCTGTCAAAAGACACAACAAAGTGGTCAggaaatatatttgtattttcttattgcaattgcattttttaaaaacctatttAGTCCAATAATGGTTTAATTAcgccaaatataaaaaaaagaaaaatataaaatcatgaataaaagaaaaatcactttgttttttttacgtttaaaaaaaaaagttaaatttgcattacatttttataattaagacctcttaataaaaaaatcactttattttactcaaaataagagttgttttttttttcgtgaaaaaacaaataaaaaaattgttgacatttcaaaataaaggtatttTGTTGACacagtgaaaataaagaaaaacttgacaTTAAAATATCTACTGAGCGTTTCATAAATGATCCTTACCCATAAAGGCTGGTGTGTAAACAGCATCAATCTTTACTCTGTTGTCTTCAACAAATTTGCAGGTGAAAATGTTTCCACTGTGGCGCTTCACAGTCAGAacagaaacacacttttttcGTCCTCTGTACTCATACTCAACATTTTCCCCGAGCAGCACATTTCCTGTTTCATCCGCCCAGATGATGCTGTTTTGCTCACAGGAAATGAGGTGACTATGTCTATTTAGAGAGCACTCTAATGTGACACTGTCATCCTCTTGTGGAAGAGATGGAgagactgaaaaagaaaatcaaatattagcttaaattaaggcccttttttcttcttttaatttgacttctatgtatttatgttttaagcTATCATACATTTGTAACCCAAACCCTATTAATCTCCCCCAATGTCATCCATGTGTCATCATAGAATGAtgcataaaaa contains:
- the LOC112158326 gene encoding uncharacterized protein LOC112158326 isoform X2, translated to MFLFLGMVTIVILQFEGIIGREEYLYGRDGDNVILPCTSLRHWYYKLEWLFNRDANSELYVAEGEVDQRAAAASRLSVSRDGSLLIRNITAEDAGLYVCRLGSIQYSDVYLNILSISPSLPQEDDSVTLECSLNRHSHLISCEQNSIIWADETGNVLLGENVEYEYRGRKKCVSVLTVKRHSGNIFTCKFVEDNRVKIDAVYTPAFMDLPGHNPIIIIGTAVKVVLISLGVAAALLTYMKMRKNSCG
- the LOC112158326 gene encoding uncharacterized protein LOC112158326 isoform X1: MFLFLGMVTIVILQFEGIIGREEYLYGRDGDNVILPCTSLRHWYYKLEWLFNRDANSELYVAEGEVDQRAAAASRLSVSRDGSLLIRNITAEDAGLYVCRLGSIQYSDVYLNILSISPSLPQEDDSVTLECSLNRHSHLISCEQNSIIWADETGNVLLGENVEYEYRGRKKCVSVLTVKRHSGNIFTCKFVEDNRVKIDAVYTPAFMDLPGHNPIIIIGTAVKVVLISLGVAAALLTYMKMYDVLSSLSQFVKIAVDTSRFRNTITLVFSKFSPPGGRTAVGDIQDTLG